A portion of the Actomonas aquatica genome contains these proteins:
- a CDS encoding ankyrin repeat domain-containing protein: MSTPATALRSAAYVGDLVTVRRLLLEAVDPNVPDGYGRTALCHAAGRGHLHVVEELLGSGAWPDLHEDYDTYPTPLMMAASNGHLEVVQMLVAAGANPRIHSGVSQRTAEAYARSNGFSIVAKYLQTLNP; this comes from the coding sequence ATGAGCACTCCTGCCACAGCGCTAAGATCGGCAGCTTACGTCGGCGATTTGGTGACGGTGAGAAGATTGTTGCTCGAAGCGGTCGATCCCAATGTGCCGGACGGATATGGTAGGACCGCGTTGTGCCATGCCGCTGGGCGCGGGCATCTTCATGTCGTCGAGGAGCTATTGGGCAGTGGCGCGTGGCCCGATCTACATGAGGACTACGACACATATCCGACTCCGCTGATGATGGCCGCATCGAACGGTCACTTGGAGGTCGTGCAGATGTTAGTCGCGGCCGGAGCGAATCCTAGAATTCATTCGGGAGTTTCGCAGCGAACTGCCGAGGCATACGCACGTTCGAATGGGTTCTCGATTGTCGCCAAGTATCTCCAAACCCTAAACCCATGA
- a CDS encoding HEAT repeat domain-containing protein — protein sequence METPTFEECVGMLRSKDPMTYEDGYQWLQGFLSTHFKDIVVLMQKEQDEDIRSKFVELVGDSKRSEAIPILEAELKSDLMAVRSWAYSSLLYFEDPVAEKIAEEFRAQNPNEDFL from the coding sequence ATGGAGACTCCGACGTTCGAAGAGTGTGTGGGGATGCTGAGAAGCAAAGACCCGATGACCTACGAAGACGGCTACCAGTGGCTTCAGGGATTCCTAAGCACGCACTTCAAAGACATCGTGGTGCTTATGCAGAAGGAGCAAGACGAAGACATTCGGTCGAAGTTCGTTGAGTTGGTTGGCGATTCAAAACGGAGCGAGGCTATCCCGATCCTAGAAGCAGAGCTGAAAAGCGACCTCATGGCAGTCCGGTCTTGGGCCTACAGCTCGCTATTGTATTTTGAAGACCCTGTTGCTGAAAAGATCGCGGAAGAGTTCAGAGCCCAAAATCCGAACGAAGATTTCTTATGA
- a CDS encoding DUF7660 family protein produces the protein MGEQVMSDSLQAKLDAVCDEVSFVAFVSALASDRADELRKEEQSPSSPFGPGANGWENATVEAFLESAAAWAESSKRSPQFRAAANPWKRCAEILHAGKHYE, from the coding sequence ATGGGCGAACAAGTGATGAGCGATAGTCTACAGGCGAAGCTCGATGCTGTGTGTGATGAGGTCAGCTTTGTGGCATTCGTCAGCGCGCTCGCTTCCGATCGCGCTGACGAACTTCGGAAAGAAGAGCAGTCACCGTCCTCTCCGTTTGGACCCGGCGCGAACGGATGGGAGAATGCCACGGTCGAAGCATTCTTGGAGTCTGCGGCCGCTTGGGCCGAAAGCTCGAAGAGATCCCCCCAGTTTCGTGCCGCCGCGAACCCATGGAAACGGTGTGCGGAAATCCTCCACGCAGGAAAGCACTACGAATGA